In the genome of Flavobacterium panacagri, one region contains:
- a CDS encoding N-acetylneuraminate synthase family protein, with protein sequence MKEFKKPYVIAEIGCNHKGEMEIAKELIKIAKIFGNADAVKFQKRNNKELLTEEQYNAPHPNFSNSYGETYGAHREFLEFDVEEHKELKAYCDEIGITYSTSVWDTTSAKEIASLNPDFIKIPSACNNNFEMLGWLSDNYPGEIHISTGMTTKNETDTLVEFFTEKGRNKDLVLYNCTSGYPVPFEDVCLLDINILREKYEAKVKHIGFSGHHLGIAVDIAAYTLGANIIERHYTLDRTWKGTDHAASLEPMGLRKLTRDLNAVYQALTFKSTDILPIEQIQRDKLKNKKV encoded by the coding sequence ATGAAGGAATTTAAAAAACCTTATGTGATTGCAGAAATTGGATGCAACCATAAAGGCGAAATGGAAATTGCCAAAGAGTTAATTAAAATAGCTAAAATCTTTGGAAACGCAGATGCTGTTAAATTCCAAAAACGTAATAATAAAGAACTTCTAACAGAAGAACAATACAATGCACCACATCCCAATTTTTCTAATTCTTATGGCGAAACCTACGGAGCGCATAGAGAATTCTTAGAATTTGATGTAGAAGAGCATAAAGAGTTAAAAGCATATTGTGATGAAATAGGAATAACCTATTCAACATCTGTTTGGGATACAACATCAGCAAAAGAAATAGCTTCTTTAAATCCTGATTTTATTAAAATTCCGTCAGCCTGTAATAATAATTTTGAAATGCTGGGCTGGTTAAGTGATAATTACCCAGGAGAAATCCATATTTCTACCGGAATGACCACTAAAAACGAGACCGATACTTTAGTTGAATTTTTTACTGAAAAAGGAAGAAACAAAGATTTGGTTTTATATAACTGTACGTCTGGATATCCAGTTCCTTTTGAAGATGTATGTCTTTTAGATATTAATATTTTAAGAGAAAAATATGAAGCCAAAGTAAAACATATTGGTTTTTCAGGACATCATTTAGGTATTGCTGTAGATATTGCCGCTTATACTTTAGGAGCAAATATTATTGAAAGACATTATACTTTAGATAGAACCTGGAAAGGGACAGATCACGCAGCATCTTTAGAACCTATGGGATTGCGAAAACTGACTCGTGATTTAAATGCAGTTTATCAAGCATTAACATTTAAATCAACTGATATTTTGCCAATTGAGCAAATTCAAAGAGATAAATTGAAAAATAAAAAAGTATAA
- a CDS encoding acylneuraminate cytidylyltransferase, with protein sequence MIKTAIIPLRKNSKGILGKNKKKMLGRPLFSWVLTEAVFSELDEVYVFTDDQDIIDYIKKEYSWTSKVKTLLRNDENASDTASTESAMLEFAGILKNNFDLLCLLQATSPMTKAADINAALNEILINKKDAALTVVNTHRFIWNSDGTPQNYDVFKRPRRQDFEGLLIENGAVYVTTKEAFLNSKNRVSGSIGLVKMEEESLVEIDSLSDWDIIEKLLADRQKKQKVHQRIDYLVLDVDGVFTDGCVYYDANGEMAKKFDMRDGMGLEILRQNNVEVVVMTSENSELVGQRMKKLQIKHTFLGIKDKFSFLTHFLSERNSSFGAVSYVGDDVNDLANICSVGWSFTPADATDIVKTNADYVLTHNSGAGAIRETCEILIKYNKRYEGI encoded by the coding sequence ATGATAAAAACAGCTATAATCCCGCTTCGTAAGAATTCTAAGGGAATTCTGGGGAAAAATAAAAAGAAAATGCTAGGCCGACCTCTTTTTTCATGGGTTTTAACCGAAGCTGTTTTCTCAGAATTAGATGAGGTTTATGTTTTTACAGATGATCAGGACATTATAGATTATATTAAAAAAGAATATTCTTGGACTTCAAAAGTAAAAACTCTTTTGCGCAATGATGAAAATGCTTCTGATACGGCATCAACCGAAAGTGCTATGTTAGAATTCGCAGGCATATTGAAAAATAACTTTGATTTATTGTGTTTGCTTCAGGCTACTTCGCCAATGACAAAGGCTGCAGATATTAATGCAGCATTAAACGAAATTCTCATCAATAAAAAAGATGCTGCTTTAACGGTTGTAAACACACATCGTTTTATATGGAATTCAGATGGAACTCCGCAAAATTATGATGTTTTTAAAAGACCAAGGCGTCAGGATTTTGAGGGATTATTAATTGAAAACGGAGCCGTTTACGTTACTACAAAAGAAGCTTTCTTAAATTCTAAAAATAGAGTGAGTGGTTCTATTGGTTTAGTAAAAATGGAAGAAGAATCTCTAGTGGAAATTGATAGTTTATCTGATTGGGATATTATAGAAAAGCTTTTGGCCGATCGCCAGAAGAAACAGAAAGTGCATCAAAGAATTGATTATTTGGTTTTAGATGTCGATGGTGTTTTTACAGATGGATGCGTTTATTATGACGCAAATGGCGAAATGGCGAAAAAATTTGATATGCGTGACGGAATGGGATTAGAAATCTTAAGACAAAATAATGTCGAAGTTGTGGTAATGACCTCAGAAAATTCTGAGTTAGTTGGGCAGAGAATGAAGAAGTTACAAATAAAACACACTTTTTTAGGCATAAAAGATAAATTTTCCTTTTTAACACATTTTCTTTCAGAGAGAAATAGTAGTTTTGGCGCCGTTTCCTATGTGGGCGATGACGTCAATGATTTAGCTAATATTTGCAGTGTTGGATGGTCATTTACACCAGCTGATGCAACAGATATTGTAAAAACAAATGCAGATTATGTATTGACCCATAACTCTGGAGCTGGCGCAATAAGAGAAACTTGTGAAATTTTAATAAAGTACAACAAACGTTATGAAGGAATTTAA
- a CDS encoding MBOAT family O-acyltransferase, protein MLFNSFNFALFLPLVFILYWFVTNKSLRLQNILLLASSYFFYSCWDWRFLFLLLFSTLLDYFSGLQIEKSGNDFHKKFWFWLSITANLGFLALFKYFNFFAESFKDLISIFGFQINTWSLKVILPIGISFYTFHGLSYVIDIYKNRVKAEKNFVDYAVFVSFFPLLVAGPIERATHLLPQIKKKRNFNYQQAVDGLRQILWGLFKKIVIADNCAIQANLIFNNSAEHSGSTLFIGAVFFAFQIYGDFSGYSDIALGTARLFGIELLQNFSFPYFSRDIAEFWRRWHISLSSWFKDYLYIPLGGSKGKKWIQVRNTFIVFLVSGFWHGANWTFLVWGLLNAIYFLPLLLFNRNRDHIEIVASNSILPSFKEFVLMLTTFGLTVFAWIFFRANNLHHAFQFISGIFSKSLFSLPSVRPTYLIILIVFFIIIEWLGRRNKYALEKLAFQYSSSFRWTMYIVLLIAIFIFGAKEQEFIYFQF, encoded by the coding sequence ATGCTCTTTAATTCGTTTAATTTTGCCTTATTTCTGCCTTTGGTTTTTATATTGTATTGGTTTGTTACCAATAAAAGTTTAAGGCTTCAAAACATACTCTTATTAGCTTCCAGCTATTTTTTTTACTCTTGCTGGGATTGGCGTTTTTTGTTTTTACTTCTTTTTTCAACTTTATTAGATTATTTTTCTGGACTTCAGATAGAAAAGAGCGGTAATGATTTTCACAAAAAGTTTTGGTTTTGGCTTAGTATTACGGCTAATCTAGGTTTTTTGGCGCTTTTTAAATATTTTAATTTTTTTGCAGAATCATTCAAAGATTTAATTTCCATTTTTGGTTTTCAAATTAACACATGGTCTTTAAAAGTAATATTGCCAATAGGAATTTCCTTTTATACTTTTCATGGCTTGTCTTATGTAATTGATATTTATAAAAACAGAGTTAAAGCAGAAAAAAACTTTGTCGATTATGCCGTTTTTGTTTCCTTTTTTCCGTTGTTGGTTGCTGGCCCAATAGAAAGGGCAACACACTTACTTCCTCAAATAAAAAAGAAGAGAAATTTCAACTATCAACAAGCTGTTGACGGTTTACGACAAATACTTTGGGGATTATTTAAAAAAATTGTAATTGCAGACAATTGTGCTATTCAGGCAAACTTAATTTTTAATAATTCGGCAGAACATTCTGGAAGCACTTTATTCATTGGGGCTGTCTTTTTCGCCTTTCAGATTTATGGTGATTTTTCCGGATATTCAGATATAGCATTAGGAACTGCAAGATTATTTGGAATCGAACTGCTTCAGAATTTTTCATTTCCCTATTTTTCAAGAGATATTGCCGAGTTTTGGCGCCGCTGGCACATTTCTTTATCTTCTTGGTTTAAAGACTATCTATATATTCCGCTAGGTGGCAGTAAGGGTAAAAAATGGATTCAGGTTCGAAACACATTTATAGTTTTTCTAGTCAGCGGATTTTGGCATGGAGCAAATTGGACTTTTCTTGTTTGGGGATTACTAAATGCAATTTATTTTTTGCCGTTATTGCTTTTTAATAGAAATAGGGATCATATTGAAATTGTTGCTTCCAACTCTATTTTGCCTTCTTTCAAGGAATTTGTGTTAATGTTGACAACATTTGGATTAACTGTTTTTGCATGGATATTTTTCAGGGCAAATAATTTGCATCATGCCTTTCAATTTATTTCGGGGATCTTTTCTAAATCTCTTTTTTCGCTGCCAAGTGTGCGTCCTACTTATTTAATAATACTGATTGTATTTTTTATAATTATAGAATGGTTAGGAAGAAGAAATAAATACGCACTTGAAAAATTAGCTTTTCAATACAGTAGCTCTTTTAGATGGACGATGTATATCGTTTTATTAATAGCTATTTTTATTTTTGGTGCCAAAGAGCAGGAGTTTATTTATTTCCAGTTTTAA